A genomic window from Camelina sativa cultivar DH55 chromosome 2, Cs, whole genome shotgun sequence includes:
- the LOC104714887 gene encoding F-box/kelch-repeat protein OR23-like, translated as MPLPIFSSRLQCSSSSSSFPRPKRRIDPSLTLIPGLSNDVARLILSFVPYPHISRLKSTCKSWYAFLSSKTLISLRHSRRDNTDGENNNNLSHLLCIFPQDPSISPPFLFDPVTLSWKPLPLLPCNPHVYGLCNFVAVAIGPCVYVLGGSAFDTRSYPLDVPLPTSTVFRYSFVKSIWERLSPMLSPRGSFACAAVTGLSNNRIIVAGGGSRHTLFGAAGSRMSSVEMYDVEKDEWREMDELPRFRAGCVGFLVGNEKEKEKEREFWVMGGYGRSRTVSGILPVDEYYRDAAVMDLSGEKWRLVGDMWGEEERPKLGKIVAVDCGIKPVFFMLDKDRILRYEIGSNRWRRESSVPKKALYDEPVGFVALNGELHVMILLDGYNLMDTRGGTRQHRNAGSLMIHIYDPKKKTWRSVVTKPPFNHQLDLRTTVMCTIRL; from the coding sequence atGCCTCTACCTATATTCTCGTCACGGTTACAGtgttcgtcgtcgtcgtcttcgtttCCTCGGCCTAAGCGTCGTATTGATCCTAGCTTGACTTTGATTCCAGGCTTATCAAACGACGTCGCGAGGCTGATCCTCTCCTTCGTCCCTTACCCTCACATCTCTCGTCTCAAATCCACTTGTAAATCATGGTACGCTTTCCTCtcttccaaaaccctaatttcactcCGCCATAGCCGCCGAGACAACACAGACGgcgaaaacaacaacaatctctcGCATCTCCTCTGTATCTTCCCTCAAGATCCTTCGATTTCGCCTCCGTTTCTCTTCGATCCCGTCACTCTTTCATGGAAACCGCTTCCTCTCTTGCCTTGTAACCCTCACGTTTACGGTCTCTGCAATTTCGTAGCCGTCGCGATTGGTCCCTGCGTTTACGTTCTCGGCGGCTCTGCTTTCGATACTAGGTCTTATCCTCTCGATGTGCCTTTGCCTACTTCGACTGTGTTCCGTTACAGTTTCGTGAAATCGATTTGGGAACGTCTCTCTCCGATGTTGTCTCCAAGAGGAAGCTTCGCTTGTGCTGCGGTGACTGGTTTGTCTAATAATCGGATCATTGTGGCGGGAGGAGGATCACGGCACACGTTGTTTGGTGCTGCGGGAAGTAGAATGAGTTCGGTTGAGATGTATGATGTTGAGAAAGATGAGTGGAGAGAGATGGATGAGTTGCCTAGGTTTAGAGCAGGATGTGTTGGTTTCTTGGTTGGGaatgagaaggagaaggagaaagagagagagttttgggTGATGGGTGGATATGGCAGATCAAGGACTGTTTCTGGGATTCTCCCTGTTGATGAGTACTATAGAGACGCTGCAGTGATGGATCTGAGTGGTGAGAAATGGAGGCTTGTTGGAGATATGtggggagaagaagagagacctAAGCTAGGGAAGATTGTTGCTGTTGATTGTGGTATTAAGCCGGTGTTTTTCATGTTGGATAAGGATCGGATTCTTAGGTATGAGATTGGTTCGAATCGGTGGAGAAGAGAGTCAAGTGTGCCTAAGAAAGCTCTTTATGACGAACCAGTTGGTTTCGTTGCGCTCAACGGTGAACTACATGTTATGATTCTTTTGGATGGGTATAACTTGATGGACACAAGGGGTGGTACTAGACAACACAGGAATGCTGGTTCGTTGATGATTCATATCTATGATCCTAAGAAGAAAACTTGGAGATCAGTTGTCACAAAGCCACCGTTTAATCATCAACTCGATTTAAGGACCACGGTTATGTGCACCATCCGATTGTAG
- the LOC104747316 gene encoding probable 2-oxoglutarate-dependent dioxygenase AOP1, with protein IRIKKWIHHSVLPLAVSVHLPVIDFSDKTLKPGSSKWDEVKIDVRKALEDYGCFQASFDKVSAELKKTVFEAVEELFKLPIQTRQRNVSTKPFHGYLSHNLYQSFGIDDANVLDKVNGFTQQLWPDHGNKNISETLHQFSEKLSELDVMVRRMIMESFGIEKYIDGHLNSTYNTLRMMEYTTPPLLDADDEESKVGLRAHTDKNMITILHQHQVDGLEVKTKDEKWIKVKPSQDHFLVMVGDSLCALLNGRVFCPYHRVMMMGKKTRYSTALFSVPKSEVIIESPEELVDEEHPRIFKTYEYKEFLHFLTTEAGRSAQSALHAFAAL; from the exons atcagaatCAAGAAATGGATTCATCACTCTGTTCTTCCTCTTGCTGTTTCCGTTCATCTCCCAGTTATCGATTTCTcagacaaaaccctaaaaccaggAAGCTCGAAGTGGGATGAAGTGAAGATTGATGTCCGTAAAGCTCTAGAAGACTACGGTTGTTTCCAAGCTTCCTTTGACAAAGTGTCAGCGGAGCTTAAGAAGACTGTTTTTGAAGCCGTGGAAGAGCTCTTCAAGTTGCCGATTCAGACCAGACAGAGAAACGTGTCTACGAAACCCTTCCATGGGTATCTTTCTCACAATCTTTACCAGAGTTTTGGGATCGATGACGCTAATGTTTTGGACAAGGTCAACGGCTTTACTCAACAGTTATGGCCTGATCATGGGAACAAGAATATTAG CGAGACGTTACACCAGTTCTCGGAGAAATTATCGGAATTGGATGTAATGGTGAGAAGAATGATAATGGAGAGTTTTGGGATAGAGAAATACATTGATGGACATCTTAATTCTACATATAATACTCTTCGAATGATGGAGTATACAACACCTCCTCTTCTTGATGCTGATGACGAGGAGTCAAAGGTAGGTTTACGTGCTCATACCGATAAGAACATGATCACGATACTTCATCAGCACCAAGTTGATGGTCTCGAAGTGAAGACCAAAGACGAAAAATGGATCAAAGTGAAACCATCTCAAGATCATTTCCTTGTTATGGTTGGAGATTCTCTATGT GCACTTTTGAATGGTCGAGTGTTTTGTCCATATCACCGAGTCATGATGATGGGAAAGAAGACAAGGTATTCGACTGCGCTGTTCTCAGTTCCAAAATCAGAAGTCATCATAGAGTCACCAGAAGAGCTTGTCGACGAAGAACATCCGCGTATATTCAAAACCTATGAATACAAGGAGTTTCTTCACTTCTTGACCACAGAAGCTGGACGTAGCGCTCAATCAGCTCTTCATGCTTTTGCTGCCCTCTGA